A window of the Opitutaceae bacterium genome harbors these coding sequences:
- a CDS encoding glycosyltransferase has translation MSNLRILVLTSSTGGGHDARAVAFSKWVKRLYGWSVEVRIESMLEDSSVFNRFGVRFYNFIQKHAPWIHHPYYLLIEGLRFLNTNRVFLGNRYYTQVLENYQPHLVFSVHDCLNRGYFQTARRVLGPARVRCATYCSEFSGGYGYSSNWIEPTVDLFISRTRTARDYAIKLGLNPEKIRVRGHLMEPRVYEEVFIMKNRQDFQRDNLGLDPNRFTVFLATGGAGANNHLELLPVLAKFADRVQVIVVCGRNNRAFLRVNEWRRNHPELLCHVEGYCQQMHLLVQASDVIVTRGGTTTCAKAMHYRCPTILNGFKGIMPQERLTVKFFTQDKASEVITKAGDLERILRGWLENPASYREIKERFCSLRYDEDPTLVIKELVELAQAAATATIVESDPTVV, from the coding sequence GTGTCCAATCTCCGGATACTGGTCCTGACCTCGAGCACGGGAGGCGGGCACGACGCCCGTGCCGTGGCCTTTTCAAAGTGGGTCAAACGCCTCTACGGCTGGTCGGTCGAGGTCCGCATAGAAAGCATGCTGGAGGACTCGTCCGTCTTCAATCGATTCGGGGTCCGTTTCTACAACTTCATCCAGAAGCACGCCCCCTGGATACACCATCCCTACTACCTGTTGATCGAGGGTTTGCGGTTCCTCAATACGAACCGGGTTTTCCTGGGCAACCGCTACTATACCCAGGTGCTGGAGAATTATCAGCCGCATCTCGTATTCAGTGTGCATGACTGTTTGAACCGCGGCTATTTCCAGACGGCCCGGAGGGTCCTTGGGCCCGCGCGGGTGAGGTGTGCGACCTATTGCAGCGAGTTTTCCGGAGGCTACGGCTACAGCAGCAACTGGATTGAGCCCACAGTAGATCTCTTCATCTCGCGGACCCGGACGGCCCGTGACTATGCGATCAAGCTCGGATTGAATCCGGAGAAGATCCGTGTTCGCGGTCATCTCATGGAGCCCCGGGTCTATGAGGAAGTCTTCATCATGAAGAACCGCCAGGATTTCCAGCGGGACAATCTCGGCCTGGACCCGAACCGGTTCACGGTCTTTCTGGCCACGGGCGGTGCCGGCGCCAACAATCACCTTGAGCTCCTCCCGGTGCTGGCCAAATTCGCGGACCGGGTCCAGGTCATCGTGGTCTGTGGCCGCAACAACCGGGCGTTTCTCCGGGTCAATGAGTGGCGCAGGAATCATCCCGAGCTGCTTTGTCACGTCGAGGGGTATTGCCAGCAGATGCACCTGCTGGTCCAGGCGAGTGATGTCATCGTCACGCGCGGAGGCACGACCACCTGTGCGAAAGCCATGCACTACCGCTGCCCCACCATCCTAAACGGTTTCAAGGGCATCATGCCCCAGGAGCGCCTGACCGTGAAATTCTTCACCCAGGACAAAGCGTCGGAGGTGATCACCAAGGCCGGTGACCTGGAGCGCATCCTTCGGGGATGGCTGGAGAATCCCGCATCCTACCGGGAAATAAAGGAGCGATTCTGCTCCCTGCGCTACGATGAGGATCCGACGCTGGTGATCAAGGAATTGGTCGAGCTGGCCCAGGCGGCGGCCACCGCGACAATCGTTGAGAGTGATCCGACCGTTGTCTGA
- a CDS encoding YdbH domain-containing protein — protein sequence MIRTRNKLVGLMLLFLAVLAGMVLVLVHQRTRMAQMAIDRVLAGSGLAEAHVSVDRIGLRSASFSGIRLAGDFWRVEADSLRVDYDWWQRRIRLVESGPTRIDVDVDAALEAPSETTLDVLAERVEGIRAGLPEIPFVLGATEIVIRYRHAGETLRMEGKGRLAAEPLIEGRFLLSGEPGEGEIEISRPDRNAPMTIEGRWATRGDPLGPVKRFFPGWVESLPTSFEIADPSLESARVGFRLEQERLRPVAIDLEATVKDVGLSILGRHFSLGELESDLEWKVKADPIVSLELSSLRIDSDELRASANRISARALVGRRLEIEVPAVDVESGPASGRVGLRLAAPWPTGGAIPMDASLVVDVDTLRAGGLGWDPFHIGVRTQSNEVMVDLPRLAPSGPARPVLTDVVLRAPLGDDGFDTVSGKGRVVFGTGSSEDSALVTGSDLLLSIGLSGLKTERIKADLRIGLPEGGGAWTVANGGSVEAGGELTATVELQPGGRFLADLTLAFGPTVVRTDSGVAELSGIDLTMAFPFESSEQIGRLFDGPLRDRIERPGPLTANLEVIGDRLELPGGLIAEWFDLSGRWGRTEAETGMAGPELDLLFQAATVSLGVERLTSVRLDHRQTTGGPASDGSGRLEASFDGVPLVLVLTDSIRFGPDGEVEKIYGGVAMEALRLEYSDLLSRHLPQVSGLSLDATLEGRFQAEWSPDGNWDATGGMSVQDGSIAFPPQNVHLDGLKGELVLESLRSLRTRPDLIWTFDRLAATDLELQNGRVVFGIPDPDRVVVSALSFEMFKGHFEIDPFVYSIADQSVEMDVRVKGLDAGALVDHLNFFNGRFEGLLNGSVPFRMKKGRVETQQGHLELDGSLPARFHYEADGLLTGGEQPRTVMDKLRLLPLELAEDGLKDMQVQSLTVDLFDPAWPETPVRIHLSGQAVTARAVVPYVVTANVNGTVSEALNFLLRLASL from the coding sequence GTGATTCGAACTCGAAACAAACTCGTCGGATTGATGCTCCTGTTCCTCGCCGTTCTGGCGGGGATGGTTCTGGTGTTGGTCCATCAACGGACCCGGATGGCACAGATGGCGATCGACCGGGTCCTGGCCGGATCGGGTCTCGCCGAAGCCCATGTCTCGGTCGACCGGATCGGCCTCCGATCGGCATCCTTTTCCGGGATCCGGTTGGCCGGTGACTTCTGGCGGGTTGAGGCGGACTCCCTGCGGGTCGACTACGACTGGTGGCAGCGGCGGATCCGGCTGGTCGAATCGGGTCCCACCCGGATAGACGTCGATGTGGATGCCGCCTTGGAGGCCCCGTCCGAAACGACGCTCGATGTGCTGGCGGAACGGGTCGAAGGGATCCGGGCCGGGTTGCCTGAAATCCCCTTTGTCCTGGGGGCAACCGAGATCGTGATTCGCTACCGGCACGCCGGGGAGACGCTTCGGATGGAAGGGAAGGGACGACTGGCAGCGGAACCGCTGATTGAGGGCCGGTTCTTGCTGTCCGGCGAACCGGGAGAGGGAGAGATCGAGATATCCCGCCCGGACAGAAACGCGCCGATGACCATCGAGGGGCGCTGGGCGACGCGCGGTGATCCGCTTGGTCCGGTCAAACGATTCTTCCCGGGATGGGTGGAATCGCTGCCCACCTCATTCGAGATAGCCGATCCTTCCCTCGAATCGGCGCGGGTCGGGTTCCGGCTGGAGCAGGAACGTCTGCGACCCGTTGCCATCGATCTGGAAGCCACGGTGAAAGATGTGGGCCTGTCGATCCTGGGACGTCATTTCTCATTGGGAGAACTGGAATCCGATCTGGAGTGGAAGGTGAAGGCGGATCCGATTGTCTCGCTTGAATTGAGCAGTCTCCGCATCGATTCCGATGAGCTTCGGGCGTCGGCGAACCGGATTTCGGCCCGAGCCCTGGTGGGGCGCCGTCTCGAGATCGAGGTGCCGGCGGTTGATGTCGAGTCTGGCCCGGCATCGGGTCGGGTCGGGCTCCGGTTGGCCGCACCATGGCCGACGGGTGGAGCCATTCCGATGGATGCGTCTCTCGTGGTGGATGTCGACACGCTCCGGGCCGGAGGACTCGGATGGGATCCCTTCCATATCGGGGTGCGGACGCAAAGCAATGAAGTCATGGTCGATCTGCCGCGCCTGGCTCCATCCGGCCCGGCCCGGCCGGTCTTGACCGACGTCGTCCTGCGAGCGCCACTCGGGGACGACGGATTTGATACGGTTTCCGGGAAGGGACGGGTAGTCTTTGGGACCGGGTCCAGTGAAGACTCCGCCCTGGTGACCGGCTCGGATCTCCTGCTTTCGATCGGATTGTCCGGACTGAAGACCGAACGGATCAAGGCCGATCTGAGGATCGGCCTGCCGGAGGGTGGAGGCGCCTGGACGGTGGCGAACGGCGGATCCGTCGAGGCGGGCGGGGAACTGACGGCAACCGTGGAACTGCAGCCGGGTGGAAGGTTTCTGGCCGATCTGACCCTGGCTTTCGGTCCGACTGTCGTCCGGACGGATTCGGGGGTGGCCGAGCTTTCCGGCATCGATCTGACGATGGCCTTTCCGTTTGAGTCTTCCGAGCAAATCGGCCGGTTATTCGATGGGCCGCTACGGGACCGGATCGAACGGCCCGGACCGCTGACCGCGAACCTTGAGGTGATCGGCGACCGATTGGAACTTCCCGGCGGATTGATCGCCGAATGGTTTGATCTGAGCGGCCGATGGGGCCGGACGGAAGCGGAGACTGGAATGGCCGGGCCGGAACTGGATCTCCTGTTTCAGGCGGCGACCGTCAGTCTGGGCGTGGAGCGACTGACGTCGGTCCGTCTCGACCACCGGCAGACCACCGGCGGGCCTGCGTCTGACGGATCCGGCCGCCTGGAGGCGTCTTTTGACGGGGTGCCACTCGTCCTTGTTCTGACCGATTCGATCCGCTTTGGCCCGGACGGCGAAGTGGAGAAGATCTATGGCGGTGTCGCGATGGAAGCTCTGCGATTGGAATACTCGGATCTTCTTTCCCGTCACCTGCCTCAAGTTTCCGGTCTGTCTCTGGATGCGACCCTCGAAGGTCGGTTTCAGGCGGAGTGGTCTCCTGACGGAAACTGGGATGCGACCGGAGGCATGAGTGTTCAGGACGGTTCGATCGCTTTCCCCCCGCAGAATGTCCATCTTGATGGCCTGAAGGGAGAATTGGTGTTGGAATCCCTGCGCAGTCTGAGGACCCGGCCCGACCTGATCTGGACCTTTGATCGACTGGCGGCGACGGATCTGGAATTGCAGAACGGGAGGGTTGTTTTCGGCATTCCCGATCCGGATCGGGTGGTGGTCTCGGCGCTTTCCTTCGAGATGTTCAAGGGGCATTTCGAGATCGATCCATTTGTCTATTCGATCGCGGACCAGTCGGTGGAAATGGATGTGAGGGTGAAGGGACTCGACGCCGGCGCGCTCGTCGACCATCTCAATTTCTTCAATGGCCGCTTCGAGGGTCTTCTTAACGGATCGGTCCCGTTTCGAATGAAAAAGGGAAGGGTGGAGACACAACAGGGTCATCTCGAATTGGATGGTTCGCTGCCGGCCCGGTTTCATTATGAGGCGGACGGCCTGTTGACGGGTGGTGAGCAGCCCCGGACGGTGATGGACAAACTGCGGCTCCTGCCGCTCGAATTGGCCGAGGATGGGTTGAAAGACATGCAGGTCCAGAGTCTGACCGTTGACCTCTTTGACCCGGCCTGGCCGGAGACTCCGGTCCGGATCCACCTCTCGGGCCAGGCGGTCACGGCAAGAGCCGTTGTTCCGTATGTCGTCACCGCGAACGTAAACGGAACCGTGTCGGAGGCGCTGAATTTCCTGTTGCGGCTGGCTTCCTTGTGA
- a CDS encoding SDR family NAD(P)-dependent oxidoreductase, which produces MRLSDLGYRSALITGAGSGLGRAFADAFIDQGLHVWGTSRWPDRMAVRDGLIPVEMDLADPEGIDRLWSHLRVETGGIDIVVANAGFGVWGEFAGVPFERWADQIDAMLTGSARLLHRAMPDLRDRVPSAIVVVSSLAVDFPLPGLSGYNAVKSGLSGLARGLMIESDGRGPNILDFRPGDYRTSFNRAMELSANLEDSPEHLIRAGRRLDVLMEGAPDPQRAARDLVRALRRRRDGVFRSGSFFQARLAPTLARFLHASWLRAATRRYFGIS; this is translated from the coding sequence GTGCGCTTAAGCGATCTTGGATACCGCTCCGCCCTGATCACCGGTGCCGGTTCGGGCCTGGGACGGGCATTTGCCGATGCTTTCATCGACCAGGGGCTTCACGTCTGGGGGACCTCCCGGTGGCCGGACAGAATGGCAGTCCGGGACGGATTGATCCCGGTGGAGATGGACCTCGCGGACCCCGAAGGGATCGATCGTCTCTGGTCGCATCTCCGGGTCGAGACCGGGGGAATCGATATCGTGGTGGCCAACGCCGGTTTCGGGGTCTGGGGCGAATTCGCGGGAGTTCCGTTTGAGCGTTGGGCCGACCAGATCGACGCCATGCTGACAGGATCCGCCCGTCTCCTTCACCGGGCGATGCCCGATCTGCGGGATCGGGTGCCTTCGGCCATCGTGGTCGTCTCCTCTCTGGCGGTCGACTTTCCTCTTCCCGGTCTCTCCGGATACAACGCGGTCAAGTCCGGTCTCTCCGGCCTGGCCCGCGGATTAATGATTGAGTCGGACGGGCGGGGCCCCAACATCCTGGATTTTCGGCCGGGTGATTACCGGACATCGTTCAATCGTGCCATGGAATTGTCAGCGAACCTCGAAGATTCTCCAGAACACCTGATCCGGGCAGGTCGGCGGCTGGATGTCCTGATGGAGGGTGCGCCCGATCCTCAACGTGCCGCCCGCGATCTGGTGCGGGCGCTCCGCCGGCGCCGCGACGGCGTCTTCCGGTCCGGGTCCTTCTTCCAGGCCCGGTTGGCTCCAACGCTCGCGCGCTTTCTGCATGCGAGCTGGCTGCGGGCGGCGACCCGCCGCTATTTCGGGATCTCCTGA
- a CDS encoding glycosyltransferase family 1 protein, whose translation MKVFFDVTKTSRQGHGSGITRTARRLGLVLGRELGDDWVPVVWRDRSRALSRLKGAEPVRPQAGDWFLTCEPFSPDERKGFVGFLNRHPCRMAAVFHDAIPLRHPEFTWPKSVARFPGYLKMLAGFDHVFAVSNSSRRELSGYLEWLGAAPAPQITVVRPGADFTEAPRPTDLAARSTGRMILSVGILEPRKNQLLLLEACERLWDTGLSFDLILVGRVNPHFGKPAVAQVRRLRRLGRPVTHAGRVDDGELHRLLSECRFLVFPSRAEGCGLPVLEALWMGAPSLCSDLPSHRESAEGGGCALLPVNDPRAWENGLHRYLTDDSAVDRLAHEARERSLPTWQATGTGILRVLAG comes from the coding sequence ATGAAGGTCTTTTTTGATGTGACCAAGACCTCCCGCCAGGGACACGGTTCAGGCATCACCCGGACGGCCCGGCGGTTGGGTCTGGTGCTGGGCCGGGAACTGGGCGACGATTGGGTTCCGGTGGTCTGGAGAGACCGGAGTCGGGCCCTTTCGCGGTTGAAGGGAGCGGAACCCGTCCGTCCGCAAGCCGGCGACTGGTTCCTGACGTGCGAGCCGTTTTCGCCGGATGAACGGAAGGGGTTTGTCGGATTCCTCAATCGGCATCCCTGCCGGATGGCCGCGGTTTTCCACGATGCCATCCCGCTTCGTCATCCCGAGTTCACCTGGCCGAAGAGCGTCGCGCGATTCCCCGGTTACCTGAAGATGCTGGCCGGATTCGATCATGTCTTTGCCGTCTCGAATTCCAGCCGGAGAGAACTGTCAGGCTACCTGGAGTGGCTTGGCGCGGCACCGGCACCGCAGATCACGGTCGTTCGTCCCGGAGCGGATTTCACCGAGGCGCCACGGCCGACGGATCTGGCGGCGCGCTCGACCGGTCGGATGATCCTCTCGGTGGGCATTCTGGAACCCCGCAAGAACCAGCTGCTTCTTCTCGAAGCCTGCGAGCGGCTTTGGGACACGGGACTTTCCTTTGACCTGATCCTGGTCGGTCGGGTCAATCCGCATTTCGGCAAGCCGGCGGTGGCGCAGGTTCGCCGCCTTCGCCGTCTGGGCCGTCCGGTCACCCATGCGGGGCGGGTGGACGACGGGGAGTTGCACCGTCTCCTCTCGGAGTGCCGCTTTCTGGTTTTTCCCTCGCGAGCGGAGGGGTGCGGGCTTCCAGTCCTGGAGGCTCTCTGGATGGGGGCACCGTCGCTGTGCAGCGATCTTCCCTCACACCGGGAATCGGCCGAAGGTGGAGGCTGCGCCCTTCTTCCGGTCAATGACCCGAGGGCTTGGGAGAACGGCCTTCATCGCTACCTGACGGACGATTCGGCGGTCGATCGATTGGCGCACGAAGCCCGGGAGCGTTCCCTGCCGACCTGGCAGGCGACCGGGACGGGTATTCTCCGGGTGCTTGCCGGATGA
- a CDS encoding glycosyltransferase, translating into MALRKIAILYTTFPVRSEIFVQREFVAIHEQDVEIEVWSLHGGDPDFAGIPIRRFSKWRLWRLLWQIPREWSARPRLFFEFLHLLLSGDHHPSILNLGENLLGIGFAIVEAPAFRRSAPDLIHGVWGSLPAMGAWMLSRLCDIPFTFEAHAYDLFEHGGDWFLREKVKAARLIRTSTGAGATRLREVGADPGKVILVRRGLLPVPPYPERGPVREPTRLVGVGRLVEKKGFLRQIEILAALRDRGVDFTARLIGDGPQRETLRHAIDRHGLADRVSLTGWMSVEEVALAMVRSDFLLHTGQVARSGDRDGLPNVVGEAMSVGTIVLSTPEDGVAEAVIDGQTGFLCPLADDTAWLAVVCSLLEHPVMAGEIRKRARAWVESEFDARVNIESWFRRLREIGTDSGEGLNAHEGLF; encoded by the coding sequence ATGGCCCTCCGCAAGATCGCGATCCTCTACACGACCTTTCCGGTTCGTTCGGAGATATTCGTTCAACGCGAGTTTGTCGCGATTCACGAGCAGGATGTTGAGATCGAGGTCTGGTCATTGCATGGGGGAGATCCCGACTTCGCCGGAATCCCCATCCGCCGGTTCTCGAAATGGCGCCTCTGGCGCCTGCTCTGGCAGATTCCGCGCGAATGGTCGGCCCGGCCGCGTCTCTTTTTTGAATTCCTGCACCTTCTCCTGAGCGGTGACCATCATCCTTCGATTCTCAATCTCGGCGAGAACCTGCTGGGGATCGGGTTTGCGATCGTCGAAGCGCCGGCCTTCCGCCGATCGGCCCCGGACCTCATTCACGGGGTGTGGGGAAGTCTCCCGGCCATGGGGGCGTGGATGCTTTCAAGGCTTTGCGATATTCCCTTCACCTTTGAGGCCCACGCCTACGATCTCTTCGAACACGGCGGCGATTGGTTCCTCCGGGAGAAGGTGAAGGCCGCCCGCTTGATTCGAACCTCGACGGGAGCGGGTGCCACCCGCCTGCGCGAGGTGGGGGCGGATCCCGGGAAGGTGATTCTCGTCCGCCGCGGCCTTCTTCCCGTGCCCCCCTATCCCGAGCGCGGGCCGGTCCGGGAGCCGACCCGTCTCGTCGGTGTCGGGCGCCTGGTCGAGAAGAAGGGCTTCCTGCGCCAGATCGAAATCCTGGCCGCGCTTCGGGATCGCGGCGTCGACTTCACGGCCCGCCTGATCGGTGACGGGCCGCAACGGGAAACCCTCCGGCATGCCATCGACCGCCATGGCCTGGCTGATCGGGTCTCGCTGACAGGATGGATGTCGGTTGAAGAGGTTGCCCTCGCCATGGTCCGTTCGGACTTTCTCCTTCACACCGGTCAGGTCGCCCGGAGCGGCGATCGGGATGGACTGCCCAATGTGGTCGGGGAGGCCATGTCGGTCGGGACGATTGTCCTCTCCACTCCGGAGGATGGCGTGGCGGAAGCGGTGATTGACGGACAGACCGGCTTTCTATGTCCTCTGGCCGATGATACGGCCTGGCTGGCGGTGGTCTGCTCGCTTCTTGAGCATCCTGTCATGGCCGGGGAGATACGCAAGAGGGCACGTGCCTGGGTGGAGAGCGAGTTCGATGCGAGGGTCAATATCGAGAGCTGGTTCCGGCGCCTCCGGGAAATCGGGACCGATTCCGGAGAAGGGTTGAACGCACATGAAGGTCTTTTTTGA
- a CDS encoding glycosyltransferase family 2 protein — protein sequence MVQADSSSSGDALLSIIVPVHDCRELTEACIESLTRTVHCRHEVIVVDDASGEETRGFLAGLGGVFRVFRQEQNLGFARSVNRGASLAEGDRLLFLNSDTVLTPGWLEPMLELLDSSPTVGAVGNVQVNPRNGLVDHAGVFFDLNGMPTHAHKNRRYPPRGAFRERKAASAACLLMRAKVFRDFSGFDPDYRNGMEDIDLCVRLCLAGYRILVSHRSIILHHVSQSPGRHDHNDANSLIFASRRAPSAISWGRREWPVEYLRRYARYWWKIDPRLFFRAIGMILASPLTSERKGLLIEGSGRRIVPTQQR from the coding sequence ATGGTGCAGGCGGATTCGAGTTCCTCGGGCGATGCCCTACTTTCCATAATCGTTCCGGTTCATGATTGCCGGGAACTGACGGAAGCCTGTATTGAAAGCCTGACCCGAACCGTTCACTGCCGCCATGAAGTCATCGTGGTGGACGACGCGAGCGGAGAGGAGACCCGCGGGTTTCTGGCCGGATTGGGCGGGGTCTTCCGGGTGTTTCGGCAGGAGCAGAATCTCGGTTTTGCGCGGTCCGTCAATCGCGGGGCGTCGCTGGCCGAAGGGGACCGCCTGCTCTTTCTCAACAGTGACACGGTGCTGACTCCCGGCTGGCTCGAACCGATGCTCGAGCTGCTTGATTCGTCGCCGACAGTCGGGGCGGTCGGCAACGTGCAGGTCAATCCCCGAAACGGGTTGGTCGATCATGCCGGGGTGTTTTTTGACCTCAACGGCATGCCGACCCATGCGCACAAGAACCGCCGCTATCCGCCTCGCGGGGCGTTCAGGGAGCGAAAGGCGGCGTCGGCCGCCTGTCTTCTGATGCGCGCGAAGGTGTTCCGCGATTTTTCAGGTTTTGATCCGGATTACCGCAATGGGATGGAGGACATTGATCTTTGCGTGCGGCTCTGTCTGGCGGGCTATCGCATCCTCGTCTCCCATCGCAGCATCATCCTGCATCATGTCAGCCAGTCCCCGGGGCGGCACGATCATAATGATGCCAATTCCCTGATCTTTGCTTCGAGAAGGGCACCTTCCGCCATCAGCTGGGGGCGCCGGGAATGGCCGGTCGAATACCTCCGGCGGTACGCCCGTTACTGGTGGAAAATCGATCCACGACTGTTTTTTCGGGCGATCGGCATGATCCTTGCCAGTCCGTTGACTTCGGAGCGAAAGGGCCTTCTGATCGAGGGTTCCGGACGGAGAATCGTTCCGACGCAACAACGATGA
- a CDS encoding pyridoxal phosphate-dependent aminotransferase family protein: MKSLFGNKAGNIIAERCRTDQASVLRRKYAPWYHTFESQQGTRVVLDGRELVMLSSNDYLGLTSHPKVIEAAERALRMWGSSTTGARLSNGSRRYHQELEETLAAFLGKEACHITSAGYLSCLSAVAAFATRGDIIVVDKNIHSCIWDGIRLSHATMERFSHNNPADLAAVLKVIDPAAAKLLAIEGVYSMEGHIAPLPDFLDAAEPHGCFVVLDDAHGFGVLGREGRGTADHFGVNERIDVNCGSLSKSLSSTGGFVAGSNDVIEYLRTHSRQTIFSAAISPAQAACAGAALEVMQTEPEHLERLWSNTRRYRALLEDLKLDLWGSETPAIPVVLGSRERAYLFWKHLMDKGVFTVMSIAPGVPPGKDLVRTAVSAAHTEEDFEKIEVAFRHAVKNI; this comes from the coding sequence ATGAAATCACTTTTTGGAAACAAGGCGGGGAATATCATCGCCGAGAGATGCAGGACGGATCAGGCCTCTGTCCTCAGGCGAAAGTATGCGCCCTGGTACCATACTTTCGAGTCCCAGCAGGGAACGCGGGTGGTTCTTGACGGCCGGGAACTGGTCATGCTTTCAAGCAACGACTACCTCGGCCTGACCAGTCACCCCAAAGTGATCGAGGCCGCCGAACGGGCTCTCAGGATGTGGGGAAGCAGCACGACGGGGGCCCGGCTGTCGAACGGATCCCGCCGTTACCATCAGGAACTGGAGGAAACCCTGGCGGCCTTTCTTGGCAAGGAGGCCTGTCATATCACCTCGGCCGGTTACCTGTCCTGTCTCTCAGCCGTGGCGGCTTTTGCCACGAGGGGCGACATCATCGTGGTCGACAAGAACATCCACTCCTGCATCTGGGACGGCATCCGGCTCTCTCACGCCACCATGGAGCGTTTCAGCCACAACAACCCGGCCGATCTGGCCGCTGTCCTCAAGGTGATTGATCCGGCGGCGGCGAAGCTGCTGGCGATTGAAGGGGTGTATTCGATGGAGGGGCATATCGCGCCCCTGCCGGATTTCCTCGATGCGGCCGAACCGCATGGCTGCTTCGTGGTATTGGATGATGCGCATGGTTTTGGCGTACTCGGCAGAGAGGGTCGGGGCACGGCCGATCACTTTGGTGTGAACGAGCGGATCGACGTGAACTGCGGCAGTCTCTCCAAATCGCTCTCCAGCACGGGGGGCTTTGTGGCGGGCAGCAATGATGTGATCGAGTACCTGCGCACCCATTCGCGCCAGACCATCTTCAGCGCCGCGATCAGCCCGGCCCAGGCGGCCTGTGCCGGAGCCGCCCTGGAGGTGATGCAAACGGAGCCGGAGCATCTCGAACGCCTCTGGTCCAATACCCGCCGCTACCGTGCCCTGCTCGAGGATTTGAAGCTCGATCTCTGGGGAAGTGAAACCCCGGCCATTCCGGTTGTCCTGGGCTCGCGGGAACGTGCCTACCTTTTCTGGAAGCACCTCATGGACAAGGGTGTTTTCACCGTAATGTCGATCGCTCCCGGCGTTCCCCCGGGCAAGGATCTGGTGCGGACGGCCGTCTCGGCCGCACACACGGAAGAGGATTTCGAGAAGATCGAGGTCGCCTTCCGTCATGCCGTGAAGAATATCTGA
- a CDS encoding beta-ketoacyl-[acyl-carrier-protein] synthase family protein: MSKHRVYVTGLGFISSIGNDAGQVAENLRHLRHGIEHYPPFDQADIPISVLGTIKGFDVDSVDFEDWSYPDRYRIKREILRGLAPHGVYAYCGLLQALDDAGLSREDISNPMTGLYAASAGSPFLMKRNFERMDAVGVMRCPPTGIVASIAGTLNFNLVAAFGIRGVSCGFSSACASSGHGIGFAVEDIRAGRQNRIIVVGAEDCNRDSILPFAGMRALSLEADPDKASRPFDLNRSGFVGTGGACVMILESEEEMERRKAEPYVELTGWGQASDGHNVAISHPDGIGLRDAMNLALKDAGIGPADIDYINAHATSTPIGDVSELRAIKAVFGVGAGRPAISSTKALTGHGLSLSSVLEAGFTALAMRRGFTIGSAHIEEPDPECDGLEILRTTREPGPRTALCNSSGFGGSNVVLVLRRE, encoded by the coding sequence ATGTCCAAACACAGAGTATACGTGACCGGACTCGGTTTCATATCGAGTATCGGCAACGACGCCGGGCAGGTCGCGGAAAACCTGCGTCACCTGCGTCACGGCATTGAGCATTACCCGCCTTTTGATCAGGCGGATATTCCGATTTCGGTTCTGGGGACCATTAAGGGTTTCGACGTGGACTCGGTCGATTTTGAGGATTGGAGCTATCCGGATCGCTATCGGATCAAGCGCGAAATCCTCCGGGGACTCGCCCCGCATGGGGTCTACGCCTACTGTGGCCTGCTCCAGGCGCTTGACGATGCCGGACTGAGCCGGGAGGACATCTCCAACCCGATGACCGGACTTTACGCCGCCTCCGCGGGTTCTCCATTCCTGATGAAACGCAATTTCGAGCGGATGGACGCGGTTGGCGTCATGCGTTGCCCGCCGACGGGAATTGTCGCCTCAATTGCGGGAACGCTCAACTTCAACCTGGTCGCGGCGTTCGGGATCCGCGGGGTTTCGTGCGGTTTCTCCTCGGCCTGTGCATCCTCAGGGCATGGCATCGGCTTTGCCGTCGAGGATATCCGTGCGGGTCGCCAGAATCGGATCATCGTGGTCGGGGCCGAGGACTGCAATCGCGACAGCATCCTGCCTTTTGCCGGGATGCGCGCCCTTTCTCTGGAAGCGGATCCCGACAAGGCATCCCGCCCTTTTGACCTGAACCGGTCCGGTTTTGTGGGGACGGGCGGTGCCTGTGTCATGATCCTTGAATCGGAAGAGGAGATGGAGCGTCGGAAGGCCGAGCCCTATGTGGAATTGACGGGGTGGGGTCAGGCTTCGGATGGTCACAATGTGGCGATTTCGCATCCAGACGGGATCGGCTTGCGCGATGCGATGAATCTCGCGCTCAAGGACGCCGGGATCGGGCCGGCCGACATCGACTATATCAATGCCCATGCAACCTCGACCCCGATTGGCGACGTCAGTGAACTGAGGGCGATCAAGGCGGTTTTTGGTGTGGGCGCGGGACGCCCGGCGATCAGCAGCACCAAGGCCCTGACCGGTCACGGCCTGTCGCTCTCCAGTGTTCTGGAAGCGGGTTTCACGGCTTTGGCGATGCGTCGGGGGTTCACCATCGGTTCAGCTCATATTGAGGAACCCGATCCGGAGTGCGACGGACTGGAGATACTTCGGACGACCCGGGAACCGGGGCCGAGGACGGCGCTGTGCAACAGCAGTGGATTCGGCGGCTCAAACGTGGTTCTCGTCCTGAGGCGGGAGTGA